Proteins encoded by one window of Winogradskyella sp. PG-2:
- a CDS encoding dipeptidase has protein sequence MQSIQSYIDANKDRFLDELIELLKIPSISADSAYKNDVLKTAEIIKTSLENAGCDHVEICETDGYPIVYGEKIIDNNLPTVLVYGHYDVQPPDPLDLWNSPPFEPVIQNTDLHPEGAIFARGACDDKGQMYMHVKALEYMTSNNELPCNVKFMIEGEEEVGSANLGIFVANNKKKLANDVILISDTGMIAKDVPSITTGLRGLSYVEVEVTGPNRDLHSGLYGGAVANPINVLTKMIASLHDDNNHITIPGFYDKVENLSDAELAEMAKAPFSLEAYKKSLDIEAVYGEEGYTTNERNSIRPTLDVNGIWGGYIGEGAKTVIASQAFAKISMRLVPNQDWEEITELFQTHFENIAPKGVTVKVTPHHGGQGYVTPIDSIGYKAASKAYEQTFGKTPIPQRSGGSIPIVSLFEKELKSKTILMGFGLDSDAIHSPNEHFGIWNYLKGIETIPWFYKYFTELKK, from the coding sequence ATGCAATCTATTCAATCTTACATCGATGCAAATAAAGACCGTTTCCTTGATGAACTTATAGAACTTTTAAAAATCCCTTCAATAAGTGCTGATTCTGCTTACAAAAACGATGTCTTAAAAACCGCAGAAATTATAAAAACAAGTCTTGAAAATGCAGGCTGTGACCATGTTGAAATATGCGAAACTGATGGTTATCCTATTGTTTATGGTGAAAAAATAATAGATAATAATTTACCAACGGTTTTAGTTTATGGACATTATGATGTGCAACCACCAGACCCATTAGATTTGTGGAATTCACCACCTTTTGAACCTGTGATACAGAATACAGACTTACATCCTGAAGGTGCGATTTTTGCAAGAGGTGCTTGTGATGATAAAGGCCAAATGTATATGCATGTTAAGGCTCTAGAATACATGACCTCGAATAACGAATTACCTTGCAACGTTAAATTTATGATTGAAGGTGAAGAAGAAGTTGGTAGTGCCAATTTAGGAATCTTTGTAGCAAACAACAAGAAGAAACTAGCCAATGATGTTATACTAATTTCTGACACAGGAATGATAGCCAAAGATGTACCTTCTATTACAACTGGCTTAAGAGGTTTAAGTTATGTTGAAGTTGAAGTCACTGGTCCTAATCGTGATTTACATTCTGGATTATATGGAGGTGCTGTGGCTAACCCTATAAATGTATTAACTAAAATGATTGCTTCACTTCATGATGACAATAACCACATTACCATACCAGGATTTTATGATAAAGTTGAAAACTTATCGGATGCTGAACTTGCCGAAATGGCAAAAGCGCCTTTCTCATTAGAGGCATATAAAAAATCTTTAGATATTGAAGCTGTATATGGTGAAGAAGGCTACACTACTAATGAACGCAATTCAATTAGACCAACTTTAGACGTTAATGGAATTTGGGGCGGTTATATTGGAGAAGGAGCAAAAACAGTAATTGCTAGCCAAGCCTTTGCAAAAATATCGATGCGTTTAGTACCAAATCAAGATTGGGAAGAGATTACTGAACTATTCCAAACACATTTTGAAAATATTGCGCCTAAAGGTGTCACTGTAAAAGTAACGCCACATCATGGAGGACAAGGTTATGTGACTCCAATAGATAGTATTGGTTATAAAGCAGCCTCAAAAGCTTATGAGCAAACTTTTGGTAAAACACCAATTCCGCAACGTAGTGGCGGAAGCATTCCTATTGTTTCTCTTTTTGAAAAAGAACTCAAGAGCAAAACTATTTTAATGGGCTTTGGGTTAGATAGTGATGCCATACATTCCCCAAATGAACATTTTGGAATTTGGAACTACTTGAAAGGGATTGAGACTATTCCTTGGTTTTATAAATATTTTACTGAATTAAAAAAATAA
- a CDS encoding DUF4174 domain-containing protein, protein MKSILKFILIAGALMLTSQSKVQNIKEHKWNKRVVLLISKTPKSSKLVKQLNLFKNQNLEFNERKLIIYKVLLDSYKLNNPKHKTWTKSKKIFQFYNEEKLDFKIILIGLDGSIKFETTDIIKPSKLYETIDTMPMRRIELKSNRK, encoded by the coding sequence ATGAAAAGCATATTAAAATTCATCTTAATTGCAGGTGCACTTATGTTAACTTCTCAATCTAAGGTGCAAAATATAAAAGAACACAAATGGAATAAGCGCGTCGTATTATTAATTTCAAAAACACCTAAAAGCTCTAAGTTAGTAAAACAGTTGAATTTATTTAAAAATCAAAATTTAGAATTTAACGAACGTAAACTAATAATCTACAAAGTCCTTCTAGACTCATATAAGTTGAACAATCCTAAACATAAAACTTGGACAAAGTCAAAGAAAATTTTTCAATTTTATAATGAAGAAAAATTAGATTTTAAGATTATCCTTATTGGTCTTGATGGATCTATAAAGTTTGAAACTACTGACATTATCAAACCTTCTAAACTCTATGAAACTATTGATACTATGCCAATGCGCCGAATAGAGCTAAAAAGTAATCGTAAATAA
- a CDS encoding alpha-amylase family glycosyl hydrolase — protein MKKTLQFFLLLFTFQAYAQITSNPAAFEVNQQITITVDINSTDSDCNGISNPGSVYMHSGIGDNTNAFGFSVIGNWGQDDGVGQMTNNGDGTHSITITPETYYGLDATQAQNATQLGIVFRNEDGTQELKANGCDDFILRVGIVNINIIEPTGSTVVVNSGDNLTVRTSLNFQGNLTPGAFELYFNNVFQTGGNGFTTYQGVINNITTNGTVRIDGSPLSSSETGSASFEVIVAPTVIEEALPSGINDGINYGTDPTKATLVLTAPGKEFIQIAGSWNNYTPTNSDVMKRDPSTGKYWLEITGLTSGQIETYQYWVYDTNPVTDSPSLVKTADPYSAIVLSPFDDPFIPASTYPNLPTYPTGQSREVTVLQTGQTPYNWQVTNFTKPVEEDLIVYEVLVRDFDADRNYQDLIDRIDYFKDLNINAIELMPVMEFEGNESWGYNTAFHMALDKFYGTQDKFKELVDICHQNGIAVILDIAFNHAFGRNPMVRMWMDDPDGDGWGGPSTENPYFNVFPQHAFNVGSDFDHSSTLTRDYVKQVVSYWIDEYKIDGFRWDLTKGFTQNCGNGTFDGDFGCTQNYQQDRVDVLKEYADHSWSIDPDHYVIFEHLGSDNEEKEWANYRLGEGKGIMMWGKMTDPYNELTMAQTGDKNISRIGHNAHTGFNGPRVVGYPESHDEERLMYKNIAFGNTSNGSHNVQDLNTALSRMSALGAISVMVPGPKMIWHFGELGMENSIFTCQDGSYDNDGCKLDTKPQPQWANNWLTDALRSQIYADWSKLHALKINEPVFEGDYAITSGDLTPRIDVFDNSIPSNELRNVIILANFDVTPQTVNTNFPGGVTSTWYDLMDETGSTTVSNSTTSITIPAGQFRILGNVGSNVLSVNTNELFKFSIYPNPSHTSFSVNGNVSDIEIYNITGKLVKSFNGNYTRTDIFDISSLNTGMYIVKVVDANSQIMTTKLVKL, from the coding sequence ATGAAAAAAACATTACAATTTTTTTTATTACTATTTACATTTCAAGCTTATGCTCAAATCACATCAAATCCTGCAGCTTTTGAAGTAAATCAACAAATTACTATTACTGTAGATATTAACAGTACAGATTCTGACTGTAACGGTATTAGTAATCCTGGTTCAGTTTATATGCACTCAGGAATAGGTGATAATACGAATGCATTTGGGTTTAGTGTCATTGGTAATTGGGGACAAGATGATGGCGTAGGCCAAATGACTAATAATGGAGATGGCACACATAGTATAACAATTACACCCGAAACATACTATGGACTTGATGCTACTCAAGCGCAAAATGCTACACAACTTGGTATTGTATTTAGAAATGAAGATGGTACTCAAGAGTTAAAAGCCAATGGTTGCGATGATTTCATTTTAAGAGTAGGAATCGTAAATATTAATATTATTGAACCGACAGGTTCAACAGTTGTTGTTAACTCTGGAGATAATTTAACCGTTAGAACTAGTTTAAATTTTCAAGGAAATTTAACTCCTGGTGCTTTTGAATTATATTTTAATAACGTTTTTCAAACAGGAGGTAATGGGTTTACAACTTATCAAGGTGTAATAAATAATATTACCACTAATGGTACTGTTAGAATAGATGGTTCACCATTATCTTCATCTGAAACTGGTTCAGCTTCTTTTGAAGTTATCGTTGCTCCAACTGTAATAGAAGAAGCGCTTCCTTCTGGGATTAACGATGGTATAAATTATGGTACTGATCCAACAAAAGCAACTTTAGTCTTAACTGCACCTGGGAAAGAATTCATTCAAATTGCTGGAAGTTGGAATAACTACACGCCAACCAACAGTGATGTTATGAAACGTGACCCAAGTACTGGTAAATATTGGTTAGAAATAACTGGTTTAACTTCTGGGCAAATTGAAACTTACCAATATTGGGTATATGACACCAATCCAGTTACTGACTCACCAAGTTTAGTGAAAACTGCGGATCCATACTCTGCAATAGTATTATCTCCTTTTGATGATCCTTTTATTCCTGCAAGCACGTATCCTAACTTACCCACTTATCCTACTGGTCAAAGTAGAGAAGTTACTGTATTGCAAACAGGACAAACACCTTATAACTGGCAAGTCACAAATTTTACAAAACCAGTAGAAGAAGATTTAATAGTTTATGAAGTTTTAGTAAGAGATTTTGATGCCGACAGAAACTACCAAGATTTAATTGACCGTATCGATTATTTCAAAGATTTAAATATCAATGCCATTGAATTAATGCCAGTAATGGAATTTGAAGGTAATGAAAGTTGGGGTTATAACACTGCTTTTCATATGGCATTAGATAAGTTTTATGGTACGCAAGATAAATTTAAAGAACTCGTAGATATTTGCCACCAGAATGGAATTGCTGTGATTTTAGACATTGCCTTTAATCATGCATTTGGCCGTAACCCGATGGTCCGCATGTGGATGGATGATCCTGATGGTGATGGTTGGGGAGGCCCTTCAACTGAGAATCCTTATTTTAATGTTTTTCCACAACATGCATTTAATGTAGGAAGTGATTTTGATCATAGTTCTACATTGACTAGGGATTATGTAAAACAAGTTGTAAGCTATTGGATTGATGAATACAAAATTGATGGTTTTCGTTGGGATTTAACCAAAGGGTTTACACAAAACTGCGGTAATGGAACATTTGATGGTGATTTTGGTTGTACTCAAAACTATCAACAAGATCGTGTAGACGTATTAAAAGAATATGCAGATCATTCTTGGTCAATTGACCCAGACCATTATGTAATTTTTGAGCATCTAGGTTCAGATAATGAAGAAAAAGAATGGGCAAATTATCGTTTAGGTGAAGGTAAAGGTATTATGATGTGGGGGAAAATGACTGATCCATATAATGAGCTTACTATGGCTCAGACTGGTGACAAAAATATTAGTAGAATTGGTCATAACGCACATACCGGGTTTAATGGCCCTCGTGTTGTAGGTTATCCCGAAAGTCATGATGAAGAGCGCTTAATGTATAAAAACATTGCTTTTGGAAATACTAGTAATGGTAGCCATAATGTACAAGATTTAAATACTGCACTTTCGAGAATGTCAGCTTTGGGAGCAATTTCTGTTATGGTACCTGGTCCAAAAATGATTTGGCATTTTGGAGAATTGGGTATGGAAAATTCCATTTTCACTTGTCAAGATGGAAGTTATGATAATGATGGTTGTAAACTTGATACAAAACCTCAACCACAGTGGGCAAATAATTGGTTAACTGATGCTTTAAGAAGTCAGATATACGCAGATTGGTCTAAACTACATGCATTAAAAATTAATGAACCTGTTTTCGAAGGAGACTATGCGATAACATCTGGTGACTTAACTCCAAGAATTGATGTTTTTGATAATTCAATTCCTTCAAATGAATTAAGAAATGTTATTATTCTTGCTAATTTTGATGTTACTCCTCAAACAGTGAATACAAATTTCCCTGGAGGTGTTACCTCTACTTGGTATGACTTAATGGATGAAACAGGAAGTACTACTGTTAGTAATTCAACAACATCAATTACAATTCCTGCTGGGCAGTTTAGAATTTTAGGAAATGTTGGTTCAAATGTATTAAGTGTAAATACTAATGAATTATTTAAGTTTAGTATTTATCCAAATCCATCACATACTTCATTTAGTGTAAATGGAAACGTATCGGATATTGAAATCTATAATATTACAGGAAAACTAGTTAAGTCTTTCAATGGTAACTATACAAGAACTGATATTTTCGATATTTCAAGTTTAAATACAGGAATGTATATTGTTAAAGTCGTAGACGCTAACAGTCAAATTATGACTACCAAACTAGTAAAGCTTTAA
- a CDS encoding SusE domain-containing protein — translation MKKLSILGLFIFALISFNSCETEDDVVFTTDNNGELVFTNNFSAEYILSPQTAGNLGERFTWNNAALDVPTNVTYQLEKSISGDFTDLETVGATTGNEIAITIGDMLAYANQAGLDADPTTPEPNTGIVYFRLKSFLGGGGSENFSPTQALTMVMQEITDTQAAVCDLDEYFLVGAAVKFTGWDWTTPQSAVCTGTNVYTVNVDLINNVDGDGNFRFFTTATDWGSGINYPGFIDDGYTIDPMFEDAMDGDNNFLFTGPSGKYFLTIDALNKTITLDDPTSQGSCDLDQLWAVGAGLPDAGWDWGTPVQLMCEGDGVYAGWVNYTSSVDGNNFRFFTTATDWGSGQNYPFFADAGYTIDANFENAEDGDLNFAFIGTDGQYYTTIDTVNKTITLE, via the coding sequence ATGAAAAAATTATCAATTTTAGGCCTTTTCATCTTTGCCTTAATAAGTTTTAATAGTTGTGAAACAGAAGATGATGTCGTCTTCACAACAGATAATAATGGTGAATTAGTTTTCACTAACAATTTTTCAGCAGAATATATTCTTTCTCCACAAACTGCTGGTAACTTAGGAGAGCGTTTTACATGGAATAATGCTGCACTAGATGTTCCAACAAATGTAACTTACCAATTAGAGAAATCTATCTCAGGTGATTTTACAGATTTAGAAACTGTAGGTGCAACAACTGGTAACGAAATTGCAATTACAATTGGAGATATGCTTGCATATGCAAACCAAGCTGGATTAGATGCAGATCCTACAACACCAGAACCAAATACAGGTATTGTATATTTTAGACTTAAATCATTTTTAGGTGGTGGAGGTTCTGAGAACTTTTCTCCTACTCAAGCTTTAACTATGGTAATGCAAGAAATCACTGATACGCAAGCAGCAGTTTGTGATTTAGATGAATACTTCTTAGTTGGTGCTGCTGTGAAATTTACAGGATGGGATTGGACAACACCTCAAAGTGCTGTTTGTACAGGCACTAACGTATATACTGTTAACGTTGATTTAATCAACAATGTTGATGGTGACGGTAACTTTAGATTCTTTACTACTGCAACAGATTGGGGTTCTGGAATTAACTATCCAGGTTTTATAGATGATGGTTATACTATCGATCCTATGTTTGAAGATGCAATGGATGGTGATAATAATTTCCTATTCACTGGTCCTTCAGGAAAATATTTCTTAACTATAGATGCATTAAATAAAACCATTACTTTAGACGATCCAACTTCTCAAGGTTCTTGTGATTTAGATCAGTTATGGGCTGTTGGTGCAGGTTTACCAGATGCTGGCTGGGACTGGGGAACACCAGTTCAATTAATGTGTGAAGGTGATGGAGTTTATGCTGGTTGGGTAAATTATACTAGTTCTGTTGATGGAAACAACTTTAGATTCTTTACAACAGCTACAGATTGGGGATCTGGACAAAACTATCCATTCTTTGCTGATGCTGGTTATACTATAGATGCAAATTTTGAGAATGCTGAAGATGGTGACTTAAATTTTGCGTTTATTGGAACAGATGGTCAATATTACACAACTATTGATACGGTAAATAAGACCATTACTTTAGAGTAG
- a CDS encoding RagB/SusD family nutrient uptake outer membrane protein gives MLRTIKSILVVITLAFFMQSCDDRLNLQPEDERLTADAAFEDPAAYKEALAKIYAGISLSGQQGPAGAPDLAGLDEGFSNYLRLYWKMQELTTDEAIIGWNDGTIQDLHGQTWTSGNEFIRTMYTRLMYQVTLTNEFLRQTTDSKLDGRGVDATLRAEIQTYRAEARFMRALTYWHAMDLFANPPFVTEDDASGAFLPEQIQRADLFTYVESELLAILAEMAAPRMNEYGRADRAAAWMVLAKLYLNAEVYTGTARNADVLTYINNIIGSGYSIPNIPYFHSFLADNDSNGAQEEVIFTIPFDGLRTQAFGGMTFLVHAPVGGSMNPADFGINGGWFGVRTTPTFVEQFPGEENSADGRALLYTDGQNKDIEEVGPFNQGYAVAKYRNVDVNGNPGSDSSGDHTDIDFPMFRLADAYLMYAEATLRGGGGTMSTAVGYINELRERAYGDTSGNITETDLTLDFIIDERSRELYFEAHRRQDLVRFGQFSNQGIWQWKGGVPQGATTESYRDIMPIPATDLGINTNLEQNTGY, from the coding sequence ATGTTAAGAACAATTAAAAGTATTTTAGTTGTTATCACACTCGCATTTTTTATGCAATCTTGTGATGACAGACTAAATTTACAGCCAGAAGACGAACGTCTTACAGCTGATGCGGCATTTGAAGATCCTGCAGCTTATAAGGAAGCTTTAGCGAAAATTTACGCAGGTATTTCTTTAAGTGGACAACAAGGACCAGCTGGTGCACCTGATTTAGCCGGCTTAGATGAAGGATTTTCCAACTATTTAAGACTGTATTGGAAGATGCAAGAGTTAACTACAGACGAAGCTATCATTGGTTGGAATGACGGTACAATTCAAGATTTGCATGGTCAAACATGGACCTCTGGAAACGAATTTATCAGAACAATGTATACTAGATTAATGTATCAAGTTACATTAACTAATGAATTTTTACGTCAAACTACAGACTCTAAATTAGATGGTCGTGGAGTAGATGCTACACTGAGAGCAGAAATCCAAACGTATAGAGCTGAAGCAAGATTCATGAGAGCATTAACTTATTGGCATGCTATGGATTTATTTGCTAATCCACCGTTTGTAACTGAAGATGATGCTTCAGGAGCTTTTCTTCCTGAGCAAATTCAACGTGCTGATTTATTTACTTATGTAGAATCTGAATTGTTAGCAATTTTAGCTGAAATGGCTGCGCCACGTATGAACGAATATGGTAGAGCAGATAGAGCTGCAGCATGGATGGTTTTAGCTAAACTATATTTAAATGCCGAAGTATATACAGGCACAGCACGTAATGCTGATGTACTTACTTATATTAACAATATTATCGGATCTGGATATTCTATTCCAAATATTCCTTACTTCCATTCTTTCTTAGCAGATAATGATTCTAATGGAGCTCAAGAAGAAGTTATATTTACAATTCCTTTCGATGGTTTAAGAACTCAAGCCTTTGGCGGGATGACTTTTCTAGTACATGCACCAGTTGGTGGTTCTATGAATCCTGCTGATTTTGGAATTAATGGTGGCTGGTTTGGAGTCCGTACTACACCTACATTTGTTGAGCAATTTCCTGGAGAAGAAAATTCTGCAGATGGACGTGCGCTTTTATACACTGACGGTCAAAACAAAGATATTGAAGAAGTTGGACCTTTTAATCAAGGTTATGCCGTAGCAAAATACAGAAATGTAGATGTAAATGGTAATCCAGGGTCTGATTCTTCTGGTGATCATACTGATATCGACTTTCCAATGTTTAGATTAGCTGATGCTTATTTAATGTATGCAGAGGCAACACTAAGAGGTGGAGGTGGCACTATGAGTACAGCAGTTGGATATATCAACGAATTAAGAGAACGTGCTTATGGAGATACTAGTGGAAACATTACCGAAACAGATTTAACATTAGATTTTATTATCGATGAGCGTTCAAGAGAATTATATTTTGAAGCGCATAGAAGACAAGATTTAGTAAGATTTGGTCAGTTTTCAAATCAAGGTATTTGGCAATGGAAAGGTGGAGTTCCTCAAGGAGCAACTACTGAATCTTACAGAGACATTATGCCAATTCCTGCAACAGACTTAGGAATTAATACAAACTTAGAACAAAATACAGGATACTAA
- a CDS encoding SusC/RagA family TonB-linked outer membrane protein — MKTFLNALLFCLIMVPATLIAQSTVTGTVTDKANAMPLPGVNVIVKGTSRGASTDFDGNYTLQVNQGETIVISYLGYTTQEIVFNGESKIDVVLEEDAAQLDEVVLIGYGSTTKQDATGAVEKVDDKEFNRGAIVAPQQLIAGKAAGVRITSGGGAAGEGGEIRIRGGASLSASNNPLIVIDGLPIDQRGGSQGSRNALNAINPADIADFVVLKDASATAIYGSRASNGVILITTKKGTANQPLKVEYGLQASTRRITNTVDVLSAQQYRALASENGVASTSFGNSSTDWQDQIFTTGIGAIHNITASKGYENFNFRVNFNHVSQEGPLLGDLYERNGFNTSFVHRFLDNDLKLTLVARAIQDEYNYAPDGAIGEAVRFDPTQSVLDENGNFTQLGVALAPANPVWRLENTNNRQRIKRVISNFNIDYKLWFLEGLKFNLNAGIDYAENEGANYGPANPNNDDAFPFVGFSNGLNRNTALDFFFNYKTDIESINTKLDVTAGHAFQEFYVRTDIDETSGPNVTVDTDINRNALESYFARASFDIADKYLISASYRRDGSSRFSEDNRWGSFPGVSVGWKIMNEDFMEDSFFSNLKLRGGWGVTGQQEIGPNYGYLGLYTPSRNNQANIQFGTTVNGEPIFIQTLRPEGFDEELKWEETTQYNVALDFGFFNNRLTGTVDAYYRETEDLLATVPVPAGSNLTDLITTNVGAITSKGVEFSLNGVIAQKEDFGWDTNFNVTFQEQEITKLSLSDDPNFFIQTGGISGGVGNNIQLWKPGFDPSTFFVFRQVYDSAGQPIEGAYVDVNGDNQITEADRQAYKKATPDAFIGFTNNFRYKNLDLNFTFRGSFGNYVYNNNASSNGNINAITGQAGYLANAHSDVLNTGFANQNLFSDAYIERADFVRLDNISLGYTIPFSKMTMRASLTATNVFVITEYSGLDPEIGNGIENNFYPRTRDVVLGLNFTF; from the coding sequence ATGAAAACATTCTTAAATGCTTTACTATTCTGTCTCATCATGGTACCCGCTACATTGATAGCGCAATCAACCGTCACTGGTACAGTAACAGATAAAGCAAACGCTATGCCTTTACCAGGCGTAAACGTCATTGTTAAAGGTACTTCAAGAGGTGCTTCCACGGATTTTGATGGAAACTATACTCTGCAAGTCAATCAAGGAGAAACTATTGTTATATCTTATTTAGGTTATACCACTCAAGAAATTGTCTTTAATGGTGAATCGAAAATTGATGTAGTTTTAGAAGAAGATGCTGCTCAATTAGATGAAGTAGTACTTATTGGATATGGTTCTACTACAAAACAAGATGCCACAGGTGCTGTTGAAAAAGTAGATGACAAAGAATTTAATCGAGGTGCCATTGTCGCACCTCAACAACTTATAGCTGGTAAAGCTGCTGGTGTAAGAATTACATCTGGCGGAGGAGCTGCTGGTGAAGGTGGTGAAATTAGAATTCGTGGTGGTGCTTCATTATCTGCAAGCAACAACCCACTTATTGTAATTGACGGTTTACCTATTGACCAGCGTGGTGGTTCTCAAGGAAGCCGTAATGCTTTAAATGCAATCAACCCAGCTGATATTGCTGATTTTGTTGTTTTAAAAGATGCTTCTGCTACGGCTATATATGGTTCGAGAGCTTCTAATGGTGTAATTTTAATTACAACTAAGAAAGGTACTGCTAATCAACCTTTAAAAGTTGAGTATGGACTTCAAGCTTCTACTAGACGTATAACAAATACTGTAGATGTATTAAGCGCACAGCAATACAGAGCATTAGCTTCTGAAAATGGGGTTGCCTCTACATCATTCGGGAATTCAAGTACAGATTGGCAAGACCAAATATTCACCACAGGCATTGGTGCAATTCATAATATAACAGCCTCTAAAGGTTATGAGAATTTTAACTTTAGAGTAAATTTTAACCACGTATCACAAGAAGGGCCTTTATTAGGAGATTTGTATGAACGAAATGGTTTCAATACTTCTTTTGTACATCGCTTTTTAGATAACGATTTAAAATTAACTTTAGTTGCTAGAGCAATTCAAGATGAATACAATTATGCTCCTGACGGTGCTATTGGAGAAGCCGTTAGATTTGACCCAACACAATCAGTTTTGGACGAAAATGGTAATTTTACGCAATTAGGTGTTGCTTTAGCTCCTGCTAATCCTGTATGGAGATTAGAAAACACAAATAACAGACAACGTATTAAACGTGTTATCTCAAACTTTAACATAGATTACAAGCTATGGTTTTTAGAAGGTTTAAAATTTAACTTAAATGCTGGTATCGATTACGCAGAAAATGAAGGAGCAAATTATGGTCCTGCTAATCCTAATAATGATGATGCTTTTCCTTTTGTAGGATTTTCTAATGGACTAAATAGAAATACGGCTCTAGATTTTTTCTTTAACTATAAAACGGATATTGAATCTATTAATACCAAGTTAGATGTTACAGCTGGTCATGCTTTTCAAGAATTCTATGTTCGTACAGATATAGACGAAACTTCTGGTCCTAATGTAACAGTAGATACAGATATTAACAGAAATGCCTTAGAATCTTATTTTGCAAGAGCGAGTTTTGATATTGCTGATAAATATTTAATCTCTGCAAGTTATAGACGTGATGGATCTTCAAGATTTAGCGAAGATAATCGTTGGGGATCTTTCCCAGGAGTATCTGTAGGTTGGAAAATAATGAATGAGGACTTTATGGAAGATTCTTTCTTTTCTAACTTAAAACTTAGAGGTGGTTGGGGTGTTACTGGTCAACAAGAGATTGGTCCAAACTATGGCTACTTAGGTTTATATACTCCATCTAGAAATAACCAAGCTAATATTCAATTTGGTACAACTGTGAATGGAGAACCTATTTTTATACAAACATTAAGACCAGAAGGTTTTGATGAAGAACTTAAATGGGAGGAAACAACGCAATATAATGTTGCCTTAGATTTTGGTTTCTTCAATAATAGATTAACTGGTACAGTTGATGCTTATTATAGAGAAACTGAAGATTTATTAGCTACAGTACCTGTACCTGCTGGTTCTAACCTTACAGATTTAATTACTACAAATGTTGGTGCTATTACAAGTAAGGGTGTCGAATTTAGCTTAAATGGAGTTATTGCTCAAAAAGAAGATTTTGGATGGGATACAAACTTCAATGTAACTTTCCAAGAACAAGAAATTACAAAATTAAGTTTAAGTGATGATCCTAATTTCTTTATACAAACTGGTGGTATTTCTGGTGGTGTTGGTAACAACATTCAATTATGGAAGCCAGGTTTTGACCCATCTACATTCTTTGTCTTTAGACAAGTATATGATAGTGCAGGTCAACCAATTGAAGGAGCCTATGTAGATGTTAATGGTGATAACCAAATAACAGAAGCAGATAGACAGGCCTACAAAAAAGCAACGCCAGATGCATTCATTGGTTTCACAAACAATTTTAGATATAAGAATTTAGATTTAAACTTTACGTTTAGAGGAAGTTTTGGAAACTATGTTTATAATAACAATGCATCATCTAATGGTAATATTAATGCCATTACTGGTCAGGCTGGTTATTTAGCTAATGCACATTCTGATGTATTAAATACAGGATTCGCAAATCAGAATTTATTTTCTGATGCTTACATAGAACGCGCAGATTTTGTAAGATTAGATAATATATCTTTAGGTTATACGATCCCGTTTTCAAAAATGACGATGAGAGCATCTTTGACAGCTACAAATGTATTTGTAATAACAGAATACAGTGGTCTTGATCCTGAAATAGGGAATGGTATAGAAAATAATTTCTATCCAAGAACAAGAGATGTTGTATTAGGATTAAACTTTACTTTTTAA